The region ATGATGGATGAGTACATAAAATTAAGGGGCGAATTCTATCCGGGTGTGATTACCGGTAAGCCTTTAGAAGTTGGTGGCTCATTAGGCAGGACAGCTGCAACCGGATTTGGTGTTATTATTACTGTCCGTGAAGCACTTAAGCAGATTGGACTTGATGCTAAAAAATGTCGTGCCTCTATTATGGGATTTGGTAATGTTGCCCAATACGCAGCTATTAATTTTATAAAAATTGGTGGTAAAGTTGTTGCTGTGTCCCACTGGAATAGGGAGGATAAGAAAGCTTATACAATAAGTAAAGATACTGGGGTTGACCCAATTTTTATCCAATCAATTACTGACCAATATGGCACTATTGATAATGCAAAGGCAAAAGCTAATGGCTACAAGATTGAAGACGGCAACGCTTGGTTATCAAAGGAAGTTGAAGTTCTTATTCCTGCAGCAGTTGAAGAAGTGATAACTGGGGAGACAGTAAAAAAGATGAGCTCCAAAGTGAGAATCCTCGCCGAAGCCGCCAATGGGCCTACAACACCTGAAGCCGATACAATACTTAAGAATAACCCAAATATCTTTGTCATACCGGATTTTCTCTGCAATGCTGGTGGTGTAGTTTGCTCATATTTTGAAGGTGTACAAAATAATATGAACTTTTATTGGAGTGAAGAAGAGGTGAATCAAAGATTAGATGAAAAAATGACCAATGCATTTCATCGTGTGCTCAAAATGGCGCAAGAAAATAAAGTATATATGAGAAATGCTGCCTATATGGTAGCAATAGAAAGCGTCGTAAAAACAATGAAATCAAGGGGCTGGGTTAACTCTCTCTCTCCCTCTACTATTCCTACGTCTACGTAGCCTCGTTTGTAAAGCAATCCCTTAAGGTCCCAAACTGTCGGTTAGGTTTGGGACTTTTTTATTTATCCCAATTTTACAATAATAACGAAAATATGGAGTGCAAATCACCAATTTCGCACTTTAAAATTATTATGCAAATTAATAATATAATTCAAAAATATGGAACTAAAAAAGAGGCGTTAATCTCAATACTTCAGGATATTCAATTGGAATATAACTGGCTACCCTGTGAAGCAATTACTGAAGTTGCTAATAAATTGGGGGTTCCTTTAATTAATGTCTATGGGGTAGCTACATTTTTTAAGCAGTTCAGTCTTAAACCGAGAGGAAAACATATTGTAACGGTTTGTCTTGGTACCGCTGAGACAGTTAATTGTCTTGGTTGTTGTGCAATAGGGCCTATTATGGTGGTAGATGGTGAATATTATGGTGGAATGACAAGTGCCAAAGTAAAACAAGTAGTAAAGAAATACCTAAACACCTAAATGCCTAAATACCTAAAATTATTATGATAGAAGTGAGGGTTAAGTACCCAAAGTGTGGTAAAAGTTTGATGGATGATGGGCATAAAATTGATAATTGCACGGGGATAAAGGTTTTAATTGAATAGGAAGAGAA is a window of bacterium DNA encoding:
- a CDS encoding NAD(P)H-dependent oxidoreductase subunit E, with the protein product MQINNIIQKYGTKKEALISILQDIQLEYNWLPCEAITEVANKLGVPLINVYGVATFFKQFSLKPRGKHIVTVCLGTAETVNCLGCCAIGPIMVVDGEYYGGMTSAKVKQVVKKYLNT
- a CDS encoding Glu/Leu/Phe/Val dehydrogenase; translation: MAKLNPFKMAQAQFDEVADQLNLSNDIRAILREPLREFHFNIPVRMDDGSIKVFRGFRVQHNDARGPCKGGIRFHPEETIDTVKALAMWMTWKCAVVDIPLGGGKGGVVVDPATLSEGEKERLCRGWIQQMWKNIGPLVDIPAPDVGTTPQMMSWMMDEYIKLRGEFYPGVITGKPLEVGGSLGRTAATGFGVIITVREALKQIGLDAKKCRASIMGFGNVAQYAAINFIKIGGKVVAVSHWNREDKKAYTISKDTGVDPIFIQSITDQYGTIDNAKAKANGYKIEDGNAWLSKEVEVLIPAAVEEVITGETVKKMSSKVRILAEAANGPTTPEADTILKNNPNIFVIPDFLCNAGGVVCSYFEGVQNNMNFYWSEEEVNQRLDEKMTNAFHRVLKMAQENKVYMRNAAYMVAIESVVKTMKSRGWVNSLSPSTIPTST